Below is a genomic region from Ignavibacteriales bacterium.
AAGAAGAATCCGAATTGATAGTCTTATTACAAATCAAAATGCAAAATGGGAAAGAATTGTTCTTCCACCTGATAACTTAAATTCTATAAAGCCAACCGATACATTAAAATTTTCTCTTCAGCCGGTTGCTGGAAATTTTGGAAAGGAAAGTTACCTAAACCACCGTGTATTTTCGGTTATCGCTGTTGATGATGCTACAATTATAGTTGGAACAGCCGGAGGAATAAATATATCCGTAGATGGTGGTAAAAGCTGGAAAAAAGTAAGTCATCAAAATCAATCTAAACCGATTAGTGGAAACTTCGTAGTTGCACTGAGATATAATCAGTCCTCTAAAACTATTTGGGCTGCAACCTGGATGGCTGAACTGCAAGGTGAGTTTAATGCCGTTAGTTATTCTGCTGATGATGGTGAATCCTGGGAAGTTGCGCTTGAAGGACAGAAAACACATAATTTTGGATTTAAGAATGAAGAAGTAATGGCGGCAAGAGACAATGGTTTGTTCCGAACTAATAATAATGGTTCTACCTGGACTTTGCCTATTTCAATAATTGATAGTAAAACAGAAATTTCTTTAAGTACAAAAGTTTTTTATTCCGCAGCAAGCCAGGGAAATGATATTTGGGTTGGTTCTGAAACCGGATTAGCAAAGTTGAGTGAAACGGGAAATATGTGGGAAGGTGAGTGGAAAGTTTATCTCGCTTCAAAATCATTATCTTCTCAAACTGAAACGTATGCTTATCCAAATCCCTTTTCACCAGATGCTGAAACTATTAAAATAAAATACAGCACTGGCGGTAAACGCAAAAGTGTTACGATTAGAATTTTAGATTTCGGAATGAACCTTGTAAAAACTGTTATCCAGAATGCTGAGCGCGGAGATTTAATTCATACTGTTGATGGATTTGATGGTTCATCTACAGGAGGTGTAGTTGATGATTGGGATGGGAAAGACGAATTTGGAAACATAGTTCCGAATGGAGTTTATTTTTATAGAGTTGATTTTGATTCCGGCGATCCAGTGTTTGGTAAGATTATAGTGCTGATGTAATAAATAATTTTAACTAATGTTCATCCAATTTCCAGACTTTAATTTAAAGTAGTCTGATTTTTAATTTGAGGAAGCGTTGAGAAAAGTTATTATTTCCATTTTCCTGTTTACTTCTATTATTTGCTCACAACCTAAAACGAGCGAAATAAGTAGTACACCGGGTGCATTTAGTCGCCTGGGTTTTGGCGCACGAGGAATGGGGATGGGTAATGCAGTTTCATCCATTGTTGATGGAAATTTGGTTTCATATTATAATCCGGCGCTATCAGTTTTTCAAAAAGATAACTCATTCCAGGCTTCTTATTCATTTTTATCTTTTGATAGAAAACTTAACTTTATAAATTTTACAAAAAGATTTCAATTTAAAAGCAGTGATACAAATTCTATAAGAAAATTTACTCCAGTTGCTGGATTAAGTGCAGGGATAATTAACGCCGGCGTAACAAAAATTGATGGAAGAGATAACCAGGGAATTAAAATTGGTGATCTTACTACTTCAGAGAATCAATTCTTTCTAAGTTTTGCCAATAGGTTTTCTGCTAAGCTGGCAATAGGAATTGCAGTTAAGTTTTATTACTACAAATTATATGAGAAAATTACTTCCAACGGACTTGGTGTTGATCTTGGACTTCTTTACAATATAAATTCTAACATAAATATTTCATTTATGTTATCAGATTTAAATTCCAAATATAAATGGGATACATCTCCGATTTATGAAACTTCGGGAAATACATCAGAAAACAAATTCCCTTTGTTAAAAAAGATTGGTATGAGCTACAGGATGGATAATCCGAAACTTATTGCTTCAGTAGAATTTGAAAACAGCAATGCTGAAACAAATATTTTACGGTTTGGGGTTGAGTATAATATTTACGACCAGCTTTATTTACGCGGCGGTTTGGATAAATGGAATTTAAGTAATTCCGACTTTCCAGCACGACCAAGTTTTGGTTTCTCTTATTTTAAGAATGTTGATAATTTGACTTTTGGAATTGACTATGCATTTGTAATTGAACCATATTCTTCATCAGATCAGCATATTGTTGGGGTAAATTTTAATTTTTAGGAAATAGATTGTTCAAGACATATTTTTGAAAAGTAAATATTGAGAATTATGAAAAAGATTTTTGTTTGTTTGATTATTATTTCATCTACATTTTATGCTCAAGGAGCAGGTAATGATGGATTGTCTTTCCTAAAGTTTGGCTTTGGCGCAAGAAACATTGCAATGGGAGAAATTGGAGTTGTAAATTCTAATGATGTAACTGCATTGAATTATAACCCAGCTTTACTTTCCAACTTTAAAAGTTCAGAAATAGTTTTTACACACAACGAATGGATACAAGATGTTAGAAGCGAATTGCTTGGAGCTAGTTTTAAAGCATTCAATCTACCATTTGCGGTTGGCTTAAACACAACAACTGTTTCTGATATTGAATCAAGAACAAAACCTGGCGAACCGCTTTCAAAATTTAGTGCTAATTATTTCAATGGCAGCTTATCTACTGGATTTGAAATCATTAATGATATTTCTTTTGGTATGACAATAAAATATTTGTACGAGGGAATGTTATCTGATGAAGCGACTGGCTGGGGATTCGACTTCGGAGCTTTTTATAAAAGTCCCGTTGAAGGATTAGTATTTGGTGCAGCAATTAAAAATCTTGGTAGTATGAATGAACTAAGACACGATGCAACAAAACTTCCTACTGAATTTAGTGTTGGTTCATTGTATTCAACTCCTGTGGAAAATTTGAAATCATTAGTTACTGTTGGAGCGGAATATCAAAAATATACCAGGGAAAGCGGCAATCATATAAATGTTGGCGGAGAATTTTCATACGATAATTTAATAGCGATTCGCTTAGGGTACCGGATACAATCCGAAGATGATGCAAGAAATATTTCTGCAGGACTTGGACTTATGTGGGGAAGTCTGAACTTTGATTATGCTTTTGTACCTTTCAAATATAACCTTGGAATAGCACACACAATATCAATAAAATTTATATTCTGAAATATGTTAGATCACTTACCATTAAAATCAGCAAATATTTCTCCCAAAGAATGGGATGAATTTATTGAATCTTCTGATAACGGAACTATCTTTCACACAAGAAAATTTTTATCCTATCATCCCAAAGACAGATTCAAGGATGTTTCGTTAGTAATAAAAAAGAAGAATAGTATTTTTTCTTTGCTTCCTGCAGTAGTTATTGAACGGGATGATAAGAAAATTCTTTCTTCGCATGCAGGAGCATCTTATGGCAGCTTTGCTTATGATTCCGATTTGAATTTCAGGGAAGCATTCGATTTAGTTGAAATTCTTTTAGCTTATGCCAAGGAATTGAAATGCGATAGAATCCAGCTTACTCCACCGCCAATAATTTATCAGTCAAAGCTTAGCAACTACATCGATTTTGCTTTGGTAAGCAACGGATTCCAATATTTGAAAAGGGAAGTATCAAGCGTAGTTCAGCTTGATGTTGAAAAAGATAAACTGATTTATACATATCGACCGGAAGCAAGAACGGCATTAAAAAAATCGCAGAAGATGGGAATTGAAATAGTTGAGTGTGAAAGGTTTGAAGAATATTATGCAATCTTAAAAAAGAACTTAAGAATGCGGCACAATGTAAATCCAACTCATACTTTGGATGAGTTATTGAAACTGAAGCAGATGTTTCCAACAAGAATTAGGTTATGGGGCGCTTTCCTTGGCGATAAGCTTATTGCCGGTGTTTGTAACTTCAGCGCTAATCCAAAAGTTGTTCTGGCTTTTTATATAAGTCACGATGATGATTACCAGGAGTACAGAGCGGTTAATCTTTTATTCTATGAGATAATGAAACGATACCAGGAAGAAGGTTATAAGTTTTTAGACTTTGGTATTTTTACTGTGAATATGGATCCTAATTGGGGCTTAGCTCGCTTCAAAGAAAATTTTGGATCGCGTGGAATTTTTAGAGATTATTTTTATAAGGATTTGTAATACTTATAATTGTTAACTTAAAATTATGTTGAAAATTCTCCACATTGCTCCACAAAATTATGCCGGTGTTCCTTATGATTTTTACAAAATGCATATCGAGTGCGGAGACGAATCGCGGCTAATTACTCTTCACAAAAATCCTAACACATTTCCGGAAGATATTTGTCTTAATCTGCCATTACCTAATTATAAATTAGCAAAGCTTTGGCGCAGAAAGAAAATGGTTTCAAGGGAAGCAGAGAATCCATCAATTGTTCCAGCTTTCGAACCAAAAAATATTTTGGAGAAATACTATTTTCAATTCAATGATAAATTGAAAAGAAATATAATTGAGAAAACAATTGAGCAATACAATCTTAATGATTTTGATATAATTCATTACGATGCAGGTTTAGATTTCTATCGCGATTCCTCCCAGGCAAAGAAATGGAAAAATGAAGGAAAGAAAATTGTATGCTGCTACTTTGGAAGCGATTTAAGGACGCGTGGAATAATAAAAGAGCTGGATGAAATTTCTGATTTGAATATAACTTCGGAATTTGATCATCTTGCTTTGAAGAAAGATTTGCAATATTTGTTTTATCCTTATGATTCAAGCGAGCTTCCTAAAAAGAAAAATGGACAAAATGATAAAATCAGAATTATTCATACTCCAACAAACAGAAAGTACAAAGGGACAGAATTAATTATTTCTGTAATTGAAAAAATCAATAAAGAAAAGAAGATTGAATTTATACTTCTGGAAAATACGCCGCGTTCTATAGTTCTTGAAGAAAAAAGCAAAAGCGATATATGCATTGACCAGGTTGGCGGAACAATGGGTGGTACTGGTTATGGTAAAGCTGGATTAGAATCCCTGGCAATGGGAATTCCAACAATCACAAATATGACTGTTGAGTATCAAAAGTGGTTGCCAGAAAATCCTTTTGTTGTAGCAAACAATGCTGATGAATTATATTTAAAGTTGAATGAGCTGATTGCTGATATAAATTTTCGAAATGAATTTGGTGAGAAGGGAAAATTGTGGGTTCAAAACTATCACAATTTTGAAAGCGTTAATAGAAAACTGTATCAACTTTACAAAGAAGCCAAAATTATTTGAGTAGTTAAATGAGTTTATTCCGTTCAACATTTTTATATACCATCGGGAATATTTTTTCACGCTCACTTAGCTTTCTGCTTTTACCGCTTTATTCCTACCTGATTCCAATTGGAGAATTCGGAAATTACTCTTTGATAATGTCAGCTTATGTTATTCTTGCTGCTATTTACCAGGGCGGTCTGCATGCTGGCTTTTCTAAAGTCTATTTTGAAAAGTCTGATGAAGAGTATCGTAAATATATTTTTTCTACACTAATGAATTCTATTTTAATATTCAGCTTAGCCATAAGTATTCTTCTTTCATTTTTCACAAAAGAAATCTCATCACTGATATTAAATAATGCTGACAGGTTTGATATAATTTTAATTTCGATATGGATGTTATTTTTCGATAATCTATTCTATACAGTGTTGCATTTACTAAAATCCAAAGAACAAGCAAAGAGAGTAATTTATTATTCATCTTACTCAGCTATAATCAATCTTATTTTTAATATTGTATTAGTTTTCTTTCTTCATCATGGAATAAAAGGCATTTTCGAAGCTCAACTTATTTCTGGAATATTTTCTTTATTTATCGTTCTGCCAGTCTTAAAGGAGAATTATCATTTCAAGATTGACAACCCGCTGTTAAAAAAAATATTATTATTTTCGGCTCCATTACTTCTCTCTGGAATATTATCCACCCTGGTTGATGTTGCTGATAGGTTTTTATTAAATAATCTAATGGATAAAGAAGCAGTTGGTTTGTACAGCTTTGCTTACAGAATTGCTTTAATAATGAACGTGTTTATAATATCATTCAGAACTGCGTGGACTCCATATTCATTAAGAGTTTATAAAACCGAACCAAAGTATGCTGAATACTTCGGTGCCAATTTAACAAAGCTGATAGCTATTTCCTTCCTTATTTTTCTTTTTGTTTCTCTTTTAGCTGATGATTTATTTTCTGCTAAAGTTTATCATCTGAGTCTCCTTAATCCAAAATATATTGGTGGAATTGGGATAATCCCATTTATTATGTTAGGCTATATATTTAGTGGATTAGTTTCATATTATTCTGTATACCCATATTTATCAGGAAAGAGTTATCATTTCCTAATTTCAGACGGAATAGC
It encodes:
- a CDS encoding PorV/PorQ family protein, yielding MKKIFVCLIIISSTFYAQGAGNDGLSFLKFGFGARNIAMGEIGVVNSNDVTALNYNPALLSNFKSSEIVFTHNEWIQDVRSELLGASFKAFNLPFAVGLNTTTVSDIESRTKPGEPLSKFSANYFNGSLSTGFEIINDISFGMTIKYLYEGMLSDEATGWGFDFGAFYKSPVEGLVFGAAIKNLGSMNELRHDATKLPTEFSVGSLYSTPVENLKSLVTVGAEYQKYTRESGNHINVGGEFSYDNLIAIRLGYRIQSEDDARNISAGLGLMWGSLNFDYAFVPFKYNLGIAHTISIKFIF
- a CDS encoding GNAT family N-acetyltransferase; this translates as MLDHLPLKSANISPKEWDEFIESSDNGTIFHTRKFLSYHPKDRFKDVSLVIKKKNSIFSLLPAVVIERDDKKILSSHAGASYGSFAYDSDLNFREAFDLVEILLAYAKELKCDRIQLTPPPIIYQSKLSNYIDFALVSNGFQYLKREVSSVVQLDVEKDKLIYTYRPEARTALKKSQKMGIEIVECERFEEYYAILKKNLRMRHNVNPTHTLDELLKLKQMFPTRIRLWGAFLGDKLIAGVCNFSANPKVVLAFYISHDDDYQEYRAVNLLFYEIMKRYQEEGYKFLDFGIFTVNMDPNWGLARFKENFGSRGIFRDYFYKDL
- a CDS encoding oligosaccharide flippase family protein codes for the protein MSLFRSTFLYTIGNIFSRSLSFLLLPLYSYLIPIGEFGNYSLIMSAYVILAAIYQGGLHAGFSKVYFEKSDEEYRKYIFSTLMNSILIFSLAISILLSFFTKEISSLILNNADRFDIILISIWMLFFDNLFYTVLHLLKSKEQAKRVIYYSSYSAIINLIFNIVLVFFLHHGIKGIFEAQLISGIFSLFIVLPVLKENYHFKIDNPLLKKILLFSAPLLLSGILSTLVDVADRFLLNNLMDKEAVGLYSFAYRIALIMNVFIISFRTAWTPYSLRVYKTEPKYAEYFGANLTKLIAISFLIFLFVSLLADDLFSAKVYHLSLLNPKYIGGIGIIPFIMLGYIFSGLVSYYSVYPYLSGKSYHFLISDGIAFVSNIVFNLLLIPVWHLTGAALATTLSFAFSFLYMMIVSKGIKTEFQKIEIASIVSLGVIFFFIGSYFNMFLVDVALLLSYFYLINSILKLNRISYRDVMK